A stretch of the Bacillaceae bacterium S4-13-56 genome encodes the following:
- the infB gene encoding translation initiation factor IF-2: MSKMRVYEYAKEKGLSSKQVITKLEQMNVEVSNHMSTIDDDVRIKLDQVFQEKKSSQPKGNKPSSQGNRPSSQGNKPSSQGNKPSSQGNRPSSQGNKPSSQGNRPSSQGNRPSSKQQSRPKQEQRTSEGEGSPKTSQQPVSKETSDHSKENLSKKPKHDEVVSSKKVEKDEEHHLNKVKKNKGNHKQKNQGNNYKNQENQQKDQKQQFKEQPKKETPAKITFSESLTVGKLAEKLHKEPSEIIKKLMFHGVMATINQELDKDSIELICGEYDVEVEEEVVVDETDLENYIAKETDSSNVVERPSVVTIMGHVDHGKTTLLDSIRHTKVTAGEAGGITQHIGAYQVEVNGKKITFLDTPGHAAFTSMRSRGAQITDIAILVVAADDGVMPQTVEAISHAKAAEVPIIIAVNKMDKEGANPDRVMQELTEYGLVPEAWGGDTIFVQLSAIKGEGIDELLEMILLVSEVEELKADPNRLAVGTVIEAELDKGRGATATLLVQNGTLRVGDPIVVGNTFGRVRAMVNDLGRRVKSAPPSMPVEVTGLSDVPQAGDRFVVFSEEKKARQIGEARQQKKIQEQRSDKSRLSLDDLFEQIKQGKVKDINIILKADVQGSLEALASSLQKIDVEGVNVKIIHTGVGAITESDIILASASNAIVIGFNVRPDNNAKKAADTENVDIRLHRIIYKVIEEIESAMKGMLDPEYEEKVIGQAEVREIFKVSKIGTIAGSYVTEGKITRDAGIRVIRDGVVQFEGEIDTLKRFKDDVKEVAQNYECGITVKNYNDIKEGDVFEAFVMEEIERK; this comes from the coding sequence ATGAGTAAAATGCGAGTATATGAATATGCAAAAGAAAAAGGATTAAGTAGCAAACAGGTAATAACAAAATTGGAGCAAATGAACGTCGAAGTCTCCAATCATATGTCTACAATTGATGATGATGTAAGAATAAAATTGGATCAGGTTTTCCAAGAGAAGAAATCTTCTCAACCGAAAGGAAATAAACCAAGCTCACAAGGAAATAGACCAAGTTCACAAGGAAATAAACCAAGTTCACAAGGAAATAAACCAAGCTCACAAGGGAATAGACCAAGTTCACAAGGAAATAAACCAAGCTCACAAGGGAATAGACCAAGTTCACAAGGGAATAGACCAAGTTCAAAACAACAATCTAGACCTAAACAAGAGCAGCGTACTTCAGAAGGTGAAGGAAGTCCTAAAACTTCACAGCAGCCCGTTTCAAAGGAAACAAGCGATCATTCTAAGGAAAATCTTTCAAAAAAACCTAAACATGATGAAGTGGTTTCTTCTAAGAAAGTTGAAAAAGATGAAGAGCATCATTTAAACAAGGTCAAGAAAAATAAAGGGAACCATAAGCAAAAGAACCAGGGGAATAATTATAAAAACCAAGAAAATCAACAAAAGGATCAGAAACAACAATTTAAAGAACAGCCGAAAAAAGAAACACCAGCCAAAATTACATTTTCTGAAAGCTTAACGGTTGGAAAGCTTGCGGAAAAACTCCATAAAGAGCCATCAGAAATTATTAAAAAATTAATGTTTCATGGAGTTATGGCTACTATCAATCAAGAGCTTGACAAAGATTCTATTGAACTCATCTGCGGAGAATATGATGTAGAAGTAGAAGAAGAGGTAGTTGTTGATGAAACAGACCTTGAGAACTATATCGCTAAAGAAACTGATTCTTCAAATGTTGTTGAACGTCCATCTGTGGTAACCATTATGGGTCACGTTGACCACGGTAAAACAACGCTTCTTGATTCCATCCGTCACACAAAGGTGACTGCTGGAGAGGCAGGGGGAATTACTCAACATATTGGTGCATATCAAGTTGAAGTAAATGGAAAGAAAATTACATTCCTAGATACTCCTGGACACGCAGCCTTTACAAGCATGCGTTCTCGTGGAGCACAAATAACAGATATTGCGATCTTGGTTGTAGCTGCAGATGACGGGGTAATGCCTCAAACAGTAGAAGCTATTAGCCATGCTAAGGCAGCAGAAGTACCAATTATCATTGCGGTCAACAAAATGGATAAAGAGGGTGCTAACCCTGACCGAGTTATGCAAGAGTTAACCGAGTATGGTTTAGTTCCAGAGGCTTGGGGAGGCGACACAATCTTCGTTCAGCTTTCAGCTATTAAAGGAGAAGGAATTGACGAGCTTTTAGAAATGATTCTTCTTGTTTCCGAGGTTGAAGAGTTAAAAGCAGATCCTAATCGTTTAGCAGTGGGAACTGTAATCGAAGCAGAATTGGATAAGGGTCGAGGAGCTACTGCTACTCTACTTGTTCAGAATGGAACCCTCCGAGTAGGAGATCCAATTGTTGTTGGCAATACATTTGGACGTGTAAGAGCCATGGTTAATGATCTTGGTCGTCGTGTAAAATCAGCACCTCCAAGTATGCCAGTTGAAGTTACAGGTCTAAGCGATGTTCCACAGGCTGGAGATCGATTTGTTGTCTTTAGTGAGGAGAAGAAAGCTCGTCAAATTGGTGAAGCTCGTCAACAAAAGAAAATTCAAGAGCAACGTAGTGATAAATCAAGATTAAGTCTAGATGATCTGTTTGAACAAATTAAACAAGGTAAAGTGAAAGACATCAATATTATTTTAAAAGCTGATGTTCAAGGGTCATTAGAAGCGTTGGCTTCATCACTTCAAAAAATTGATGTTGAAGGTGTGAATGTAAAAATTATTCATACTGGAGTAGGTGCCATTACGGAATCTGACATCATATTGGCATCCGCATCCAACGCTATTGTTATAGGATTTAATGTGAGACCTGACAATAATGCGAAAAAAGCTGCAGATACTGAGAATGTTGATATTCGCCTTCATCGCATTATCTATAAGGTTATTGAAGAAATTGAATCAGCTATGAAGGGTATGCTTGATCCAGAATATGAGGAGAAAGTGATTGGGCAAGCAGAAGTCCGCGAGATTTTCAAAGTCTCAAAAATTGGAACCATTGCTGGTAGCTATGTAACAGAGGGAAAAATAACAAGAGATGCTGGAATCCGTGTGATTCGTGATGGTGTTGTGCAATTTGAAGGGGAAATTGATACACTCAAACGTTTTAAGGATGATGTAAAAGAAGTTGCACAAAACTATGAGTGTGGAATCACTGTTAAAAATTATAATGACATAAAAGAAGGCGATGTTTTTGAAGCCTTTGTCATGGAGGAAATTGAGAGAAAATGA
- a CDS encoding YlxQ family RNA-binding protein, which translates to MNNSLFQLLGLAFRAGKIVHGEESILREVQSQKAKLVILADDAGPNTSKRLMDKCKYYRVPLFRSMDRQQLGNAIGKHERVALCIIDEGFAAKMITLLDESNRG; encoded by the coding sequence ATGAATAATTCTCTTTTTCAATTGTTGGGGTTAGCTTTTCGTGCTGGCAAGATAGTTCATGGGGAAGAATCAATTCTTAGAGAAGTACAAAGTCAAAAAGCAAAATTAGTTATACTAGCTGATGATGCGGGGCCGAATACATCTAAGCGGTTAATGGATAAGTGTAAGTATTATCGTGTTCCCCTTTTTCGTTCAATGGACCGTCAGCAATTAGGAAATGCCATAGGTAAGCACGAAAGAGTGGCTTTATGCATAATAGATGAAGGATTTGCCGCAAAAATGATAACTTTGCTCGATGAATCTAATCGGGGGTGA
- the rimP gene encoding ribosome maturation factor RimP: MSQNVTDITEQLVTPILNQLNLELVDIEFVKEGKNWFLRVYVDKEGGIDIEECGLVNERLSEKLDEVDPISQPYFLEVSSPGVERPLKKPQDFEKQIGHNVHIKLYEHINGEKEFEGKLLKFEEGTVTVEIQIKARKNTVEIPYDKIAKARLAVTFH; encoded by the coding sequence ATGAGTCAAAATGTAACAGACATAACAGAACAATTAGTAACACCAATTTTAAACCAATTGAATCTGGAATTGGTCGATATTGAGTTTGTAAAAGAAGGGAAAAATTGGTTTTTGAGAGTATATGTAGATAAAGAAGGTGGAATTGATATTGAGGAATGTGGATTAGTTAATGAACGCTTGAGTGAAAAACTTGATGAAGTTGATCCCATATCTCAGCCATACTTTCTTGAGGTTTCTTCACCAGGTGTAGAAAGACCTCTAAAGAAACCACAAGATTTCGAAAAACAGATAGGCCATAATGTCCATATTAAGCTGTATGAACATATCAATGGGGAAAAGGAATTCGAGGGTAAACTTTTGAAGTTTGAAGAAGGAACAGTTACCGTGGAAATTCAAATCAAAGCGAGAAAGAATACCGTTGAAATTCCTTATGATAAAATTGCTAAAGCAAGATTAGCAGTTACTTTTCATTAA
- the rbfA gene encoding 30S ribosome-binding factor RbfA — protein MSDLRANRVGEQIQKELGEIISRRIKDPRVGFVTVTEVKVTGDLQQAKVYITVLGDDDQKQDTLKGLAKAKGFIRSEIGKRIRLRKTPDITFEFDEATDYGNRIESILRELNQPGS, from the coding sequence ATGAGTGATTTACGTGCAAACCGTGTTGGTGAACAGATTCAAAAGGAATTAGGAGAAATTATTAGCCGAAGAATTAAAGACCCTAGAGTTGGATTCGTCACTGTCACGGAAGTTAAAGTGACGGGAGATTTGCAGCAGGCTAAAGTATATATCACTGTTCTTGGAGATGATGATCAAAAGCAAGATACCCTTAAAGGGCTCGCTAAAGCTAAAGGATTTATTCGATCTGAAATAGGCAAAAGAATTCGACTCCGTAAAACTCCAGATATTACATTTGAATTTGACGAAGCAACGGATTATGGAAATCGGATTGAGTCTATTTTACGGGAACTAAATCAACCAGGATCATAG
- a CDS encoding PolC-type DNA polymerase III: MDVTRKEKLLYVLEQIQFPIETMGHFFQDGELVKLEVDPIEKAWRFHFAFPTILPPATFEIFTEKLLKTFSSLASVHWEISYQSPKVDDELLFGYWKIFIKQIENISPAYHDVVVNQSPKFEGNKILLLARNEAEGQAIKKRLDGPFQKFCQEVGLPIYRMEVGLKSTSQEDVYRFREQKAKEDQDLVQRAVAEMEKKKQQQGKEESAIEGPLMLGYNIQDEPVPIEQILEEEKRIAIQGYVFDVDIRELRSGRHLLMVKITDYTDSLQFKIFSRGDEDITKFKHLKKGMWVKARGSIQTDQYSNELVMMANDVNQITVEPRQDRGYNGLKRSELHAHTMMSQMDAPVSASRLIEQAAKWGHEAIAITDHAVVQSFPEAYASGKKHGIKIIYGVEANLVDDGVPIVYNETDRELDSAQYVVFDVETTGLSANYDTIIELAAVKMEKGEIIDRFEAFANPHHPLSQTTIELTGITDEMVQDAPDISEVLKDFHQWMGNAILVAHNASFDMGFINQGFKRIDYEEAANPVIDTLELARLLLPELKNHRLNTLCKFFDIELTQHHRAIYDAESTGFLLFKLLKRAEEKGISNHIHFNEFMGEGNAYQRSRPYHCIILAKNEEGLKNLYKLVSLAHVDYFYRVPRIPRSKLQKYRTGLMIGSACDQGEVFETMMQKSMEEAEKVAAFYDYIEIQPPSNYAHLIEKELVRNKEDLLDIMKNLVTLAQKLDKPAVATGNVHYLEPHDKIYRQILISSQSGNPLNRQTLPDVYFKTTEEMVESFKFLGEDTAVDLVLYEPKKIIERIEDIKPIKDDLYTPNIEGADEEIRNMSYSMAKSIYGDPLPELVEKRLEKELASIIGHGFAVIYLISHKLVKKSLDDGYLVGSRGSVGSSFVATMTEITEVNPLPPHYACPSCQHSEFITDGSIASGFDLPDKECPKCQTKMNKDGQDIPFETFLGFKGDKVPDIDLNFSGDYQPRAHNYTKVLFGEDNVYRAGTIGTIAEKTAFGYVKGYAKDNQLHIRGAEVDRLVQGFTGVKRTTGQHPGGIIVVPDDQEIYDFTPIQYPADDRNSEWKTTHFDFHSIHDNLLKLDILGHDDPTVIRMLQDLSGLDPKKIPVGDPEVMKIFNGTEALGVTSEQIMCKTGTLGVPEFGTRFVRQMLEDTRPSTFGELVIISGLSHGTDVWLGNAQELINNKICELADVIGCRDDIMVYLMHKGLEPSLAFKIMEFVRKGKGLQDEWIEEMRKHDVPDWYIDSCKKIKYMFPKAHAAAYVLMAVRIAYFKVHHPILFYAAYFTVRAADFDIATMIKGSQAIRSKIEEINFKGNDASPKEKNLLTVLELALEMWERGFRFQPVDLYRSSATDFIVDGDSLIPPFNSIDGLGTNAALNIVKAREDGEFLSKEDLQQRSRISKTVLEYLDDQGCLKELPEANQLSLF; the protein is encoded by the coding sequence ATGGATGTTACCCGTAAAGAGAAATTATTATATGTGTTAGAACAAATTCAATTTCCTATAGAGACAATGGGGCATTTCTTTCAAGATGGGGAATTAGTAAAACTTGAAGTTGACCCTATAGAGAAGGCTTGGCGTTTTCATTTTGCATTTCCAACAATTTTGCCACCAGCTACGTTCGAAATTTTTACTGAAAAGCTGCTCAAAACATTTTCATCATTGGCTTCTGTGCATTGGGAAATTTCCTATCAATCTCCAAAAGTTGATGATGAATTACTTTTTGGGTATTGGAAAATATTTATCAAACAAATAGAAAATATTTCACCAGCCTATCATGATGTGGTTGTCAACCAATCTCCAAAATTTGAAGGAAATAAAATCTTACTTTTAGCTCGTAATGAAGCGGAAGGACAAGCTATTAAAAAAAGATTAGATGGTCCTTTTCAGAAGTTTTGTCAAGAAGTGGGATTACCAATTTATCGAATGGAGGTTGGACTTAAGTCTACATCACAGGAGGATGTCTATCGTTTTAGAGAGCAAAAAGCAAAAGAGGATCAAGATCTCGTTCAAAGAGCTGTTGCTGAGATGGAAAAGAAAAAACAACAGCAAGGCAAGGAAGAGTCAGCTATTGAAGGACCATTAATGTTGGGATATAACATACAGGATGAGCCTGTTCCTATCGAACAGATCTTAGAAGAAGAAAAGAGAATTGCCATTCAAGGCTACGTTTTTGATGTAGATATCCGCGAATTGCGATCAGGAAGACATTTGCTTATGGTAAAAATTACAGATTACACGGATTCCCTTCAGTTCAAAATTTTCTCTCGTGGAGATGAAGATATTACTAAGTTTAAGCATCTTAAGAAAGGGATGTGGGTGAAAGCAAGAGGAAGTATTCAAACAGACCAATATTCAAATGAGCTTGTCATGATGGCCAATGATGTAAATCAGATAACGGTCGAACCGCGTCAAGATCGCGGATACAACGGCTTGAAGAGAAGTGAATTACATGCACATACAATGATGAGTCAAATGGATGCACCTGTTTCTGCCTCTCGTTTAATAGAACAGGCTGCCAAATGGGGACATGAAGCTATTGCTATTACAGATCATGCAGTTGTTCAATCATTTCCCGAAGCGTATGCGAGTGGGAAAAAGCATGGAATCAAGATTATTTACGGCGTAGAAGCAAATCTTGTGGATGATGGGGTCCCTATTGTTTACAACGAAACAGATCGAGAGTTGGACTCAGCACAATATGTGGTTTTTGACGTTGAGACCACAGGATTATCAGCTAATTACGACACAATTATTGAACTAGCAGCTGTAAAGATGGAAAAAGGAGAAATTATAGACCGATTTGAAGCATTTGCAAATCCTCATCACCCATTGTCTCAAACGACGATAGAGTTAACCGGAATTACAGATGAAATGGTTCAAGATGCACCTGATATTAGTGAAGTATTGAAGGATTTTCATCAATGGATGGGCAATGCCATTTTAGTAGCACATAATGCGAGCTTTGACATGGGGTTTATTAACCAAGGCTTTAAAAGAATAGATTATGAGGAAGCAGCTAACCCAGTAATAGACACCTTAGAGCTTGCTAGACTTTTACTGCCGGAACTGAAAAATCATCGATTAAATACACTATGTAAATTTTTCGATATTGAGCTTACTCAACACCATCGAGCTATATATGATGCGGAATCCACAGGCTTTTTATTGTTTAAACTATTAAAACGGGCAGAAGAAAAAGGCATCTCAAACCATATACATTTTAACGAGTTTATGGGTGAAGGGAATGCTTATCAGAGATCACGCCCTTATCACTGCATAATTTTAGCTAAAAACGAAGAAGGGTTAAAAAATCTATATAAATTAGTTTCTCTTGCGCATGTTGATTATTTTTATCGCGTTCCTAGAATTCCACGTTCAAAGCTACAAAAATACAGAACGGGACTTATGATAGGGTCAGCCTGCGATCAAGGGGAAGTATTTGAAACAATGATGCAAAAATCGATGGAGGAAGCAGAAAAAGTCGCTGCCTTCTATGACTATATAGAGATTCAGCCTCCGTCTAATTATGCTCATTTAATAGAAAAAGAGCTTGTTCGAAACAAAGAGGATCTTCTTGACATTATGAAAAATTTAGTCACTTTGGCTCAAAAACTAGATAAACCTGCTGTTGCAACAGGTAATGTTCATTATTTGGAACCACATGACAAAATTTATCGACAAATCCTTATTAGTTCACAAAGCGGAAACCCTTTAAACCGTCAAACCTTACCTGATGTTTATTTCAAAACAACAGAGGAAATGGTGGAATCCTTCAAGTTTCTTGGGGAAGACACCGCTGTTGATTTAGTTCTTTACGAACCGAAAAAAATCATTGAAAGAATTGAAGATATAAAACCAATCAAAGATGATCTATATACCCCAAATATTGAAGGTGCTGATGAAGAAATTCGTAATATGAGCTATTCAATGGCTAAAAGTATTTATGGAGACCCTCTCCCTGAACTGGTGGAAAAACGTTTAGAGAAAGAACTTGCAAGCATTATTGGCCATGGATTTGCGGTTATTTATTTGATCAGTCATAAATTAGTTAAAAAGTCGCTCGATGATGGATACCTGGTAGGTTCCCGAGGATCTGTTGGTTCATCCTTTGTTGCCACTATGACGGAAATCACTGAAGTCAATCCATTGCCACCTCATTATGCATGTCCAAGTTGTCAGCATTCAGAATTTATTACTGATGGTTCTATTGCTTCAGGATTTGATTTGCCTGATAAAGAATGTCCAAAATGTCAAACGAAAATGAACAAGGACGGCCAGGACATTCCATTTGAAACGTTCTTAGGGTTTAAAGGTGACAAAGTTCCCGATATTGATTTAAACTTCTCGGGTGATTATCAACCGAGAGCACATAACTATACTAAAGTCCTTTTCGGTGAAGACAATGTTTATCGTGCAGGAACGATTGGTACAATTGCAGAAAAAACCGCTTTTGGATATGTGAAAGGGTATGCCAAGGACAATCAGCTTCATATTAGAGGTGCTGAAGTTGATCGTTTAGTCCAAGGGTTTACAGGGGTTAAAAGAACGACTGGACAGCATCCAGGTGGTATCATTGTAGTTCCAGATGATCAAGAAATTTATGACTTTACTCCAATTCAATACCCAGCAGATGATCGTAACTCAGAATGGAAAACAACCCATTTTGATTTCCATTCCATCCATGACAACTTGTTAAAACTTGATATACTTGGGCACGATGATCCGACCGTGATCAGAATGCTTCAGGACCTAAGTGGACTAGATCCAAAGAAAATACCTGTTGGTGACCCAGAAGTTATGAAAATCTTTAATGGTACAGAGGCATTAGGGGTTACATCGGAACAAATAATGTGTAAAACAGGAACCTTGGGAGTCCCAGAGTTTGGAACAAGGTTTGTAAGACAAATGCTTGAAGATACGCGCCCATCAACATTTGGTGAACTTGTTATCATTTCTGGTCTTTCACATGGTACAGATGTGTGGTTAGGGAATGCACAAGAGCTTATCAATAATAAAATTTGCGAGCTTGCAGATGTAATCGGGTGCCGTGATGACATTATGGTTTATCTCATGCATAAAGGATTAGAGCCTTCCCTAGCTTTTAAAATCATGGAGTTTGTTCGAAAAGGAAAAGGCCTGCAAGATGAGTGGATTGAAGAAATGAGAAAACACGATGTGCCAGACTGGTATATTGATTCCTGTAAAAAAATTAAATATATGTTTCCAAAAGCCCATGCTGCTGCTTATGTCTTAATGGCTGTTCGTATTGCTTACTTTAAAGTCCATCACCCTATTCTTTTCTATGCCGCATACTTTACCGTTCGTGCTGCGGATTTTGACATTGCTACGATGATTAAGGGCTCACAAGCGATTCGTTCTAAAATTGAGGAGATCAATTTTAAGGGGAATGATGCCTCCCCTAAGGAAAAGAACCTGTTAACCGTTCTTGAATTAGCATTAGAAATGTGGGAGCGAGGATTCCGCTTTCAGCCTGTTGACCTGTATCGATCTAGTGCTACAGACTTTATAGTTGATGGTGATTCCTTAATTCCTCCTTTTAATTCAATTGATGGCTTAGGAACGAATGCAGCATTGAATATTGTCAAAGCACGAGAAGATGGAGAGTTTTTGTCTAAAGAAGACCTGCAACAAAGAAGTCGTATATCAAAAACCGTTCTTGAATATTTAGATGATCAAGGTTGCTTGAAAGAACTTCCAGAAGCCAATCAATTATCGTTATTTTAA
- a CDS encoding YlxR family protein, which yields MAVNKKIPLRKCVVTKEMKPKKELIRVVKNKDGDVFVDVTGKKNGRGAYLSKDIQVIETAEEKNILGHHLQTKIDDDIYVQLKSIVRGEKNE from the coding sequence ATGGCTGTAAACAAAAAGATTCCTCTTCGAAAATGTGTAGTAACTAAAGAAATGAAGCCTAAAAAAGAATTGATCCGAGTTGTGAAAAATAAGGATGGAGATGTCTTTGTTGATGTAACCGGAAAGAAGAACGGAAGAGGAGCATATTTGAGCAAAGATATACAGGTCATTGAAACTGCGGAGGAAAAAAACATTTTGGGACATCACTTGCAAACTAAAATAGATGATGACATATATGTTCAATTAAAATCCATAGTCAGAGGAGAAAAGAATGAATAA
- the nusA gene encoding transcription termination factor NusA, protein MSSELFDAIQYLEKEKGIDKNLLLEALEAALISAYKKNFKSATNVRVDLNEMTGTMKVYARKTVVEEVMDDQQEISLEDAKKMDPNYELEDVIELEVTPRDFGRIAAQAAKQVVTQRVREAERGVIYGEYADREEDVMTGIIQRMDNRFIYVNLGKIEARLPQGEQMPNEDYQVHDRLKVYITKVENTNKGPQIYVSRTHPGLLKRLFEMEVPEIFDGTVEIKSVAREAGDRSKISVYADDPEIDPVGSCVGQRGQRVQAIVNELKGEKIDIVEWSENPVVYVSNALSPAKVVEVKVDEENKATTVIVPDHQLSLAIGKRGQNARLAAKLSGWKIDIKSESEAREEGILSDYQEDDDSYSEVEEDLFE, encoded by the coding sequence TTGAGCAGTGAGTTATTTGACGCCATTCAGTATTTAGAGAAAGAAAAAGGAATTGATAAAAATTTACTTTTGGAAGCTTTAGAAGCGGCGTTAATTTCTGCATACAAGAAAAATTTTAAGTCAGCAACAAATGTAAGAGTGGACTTGAATGAAATGACAGGAACTATGAAAGTGTATGCAAGAAAAACAGTTGTAGAAGAAGTTATGGACGACCAACAAGAAATTTCTCTAGAAGATGCTAAGAAAATGGATCCTAATTACGAACTTGAAGATGTTATTGAATTAGAGGTTACTCCTAGAGACTTTGGAAGAATTGCAGCCCAGGCTGCAAAGCAAGTCGTAACCCAGCGAGTAAGAGAAGCAGAGCGTGGAGTTATCTATGGCGAATATGCTGACCGTGAAGAAGATGTTATGACTGGTATTATCCAAAGAATGGATAATCGCTTTATCTATGTGAACCTTGGAAAAATTGAAGCGCGCTTGCCACAAGGGGAGCAAATGCCAAATGAGGATTATCAGGTTCATGATCGTTTAAAGGTTTATATTACAAAGGTTGAGAATACAAATAAAGGTCCACAAATTTATGTATCTAGAACACATCCTGGACTGCTAAAGCGCCTATTCGAGATGGAAGTTCCAGAAATTTTTGATGGAACAGTTGAAATCAAATCTGTTGCCCGTGAAGCAGGAGATCGTTCTAAAATCTCGGTTTATGCTGATGATCCAGAGATCGATCCAGTAGGTTCATGTGTTGGTCAAAGAGGTCAGCGTGTTCAAGCTATTGTCAACGAATTGAAAGGTGAAAAAATCGACATCGTTGAATGGTCTGAAAATCCGGTTGTTTATGTATCTAATGCTTTAAGTCCAGCCAAGGTTGTTGAAGTGAAAGTTGATGAAGAGAATAAGGCTACCACAGTAATTGTCCCAGATCACCAATTATCATTAGCTATTGGAAAAAGAGGCCAAAATGCTAGACTTGCCGCCAAACTTTCTGGTTGGAAAATTGATATTAAAAGTGAATCTGAAGCAAGAGAAGAAGGCATCCTAAGTGATTACCAAGAAGACGATGATTCGTATTCAGAGGTTGAAGAAGACCTGTTTGAATAG
- a CDS encoding DUF503 domain-containing protein: MIGSLTVECLLYNPQSLKDKRSIIKKVQSRASKDLNVAVSELDFQNLWQRTLLGFVTISSSKTPAEKELQRVISILESFPELEITSTHFEWY; this comes from the coding sequence ATGATTGGTTCATTAACGGTGGAGTGTCTCTTATATAATCCTCAATCATTGAAGGATAAACGTTCCATAATTAAAAAAGTACAGTCAAGGGCAAGCAAGGATTTAAATGTCGCTGTCAGTGAACTGGATTTTCAAAACCTCTGGCAGCGAACACTCCTTGGATTTGTAACGATATCCAGTTCAAAAACACCGGCAGAAAAAGAGCTTCAGCGAGTCATTTCTATTTTGGAATCCTTTCCGGAATTAGAAATTACCTCAACCCATTTTGAATGGTACTAG